GGTGCGCAGACTGTCATCCTCGCCTTCCAACTTTTCTGGCGTTGCCCCCCGAACAACGAACCGGCCCCCGAAGGCCTGCACCGCCGGACTGGAACGGGCTGCGTATTCCTTGTAGGCTTCGGCGTCACTTATCTTCACTCTTGCAAGAACCAGTGCCGGCATTTCGCCTTCTCCGTGTTTTTGTTGTCTAGTTCGCGGTCACCAGCGCCCCATCATACAGGATCTGCTGACCAGAAATATAGTCGTTGTCGTCCGACAACAAAAACGCGGCCATCCGCGCGTAGCCTTCGGGCGTTCCATACCGGCGCAATGGAACCGTCGCCAAGGTCTGCGCGCGCACGTCATCGACACCGATATTGCGCTGCTTCGCGTAGG
This sequence is a window from Sulfitobacter alexandrii. Protein-coding genes within it:
- a CDS encoding DUF1330 domain-containing protein, with protein sequence MPALVLARVKISDAEAYKEYAARSSPAVQAFGGRFVVRGATPEKLEGEDDSLRTVVVEFPDIETARAWHKSEQYTEARGFRTVSNHPPEW